From one Idiomarina sp. X4 genomic stretch:
- the sufD gene encoding Fe-S cluster assembly protein SufD, producing the protein MSQWLAQVIERAGNVDDWLASARSKALAELKQKEWPGRRTEAWRYTSLHKVADLNLATTSNATTTEAPQVEGLNSIDLVFVDGRLTSDMTNLVLPDGVTIASLDTKNDAAENLFGQVKPQHHLFGLVNDVLAQQGVVIDIAPNANVEQPIRIVNFASDGVESHQRSLVRVGEGAKAVIIEHGVGNGHSLNTAFAEYDIADKAALEHYRLALHEGEAIHVGGSHFRLHNESKLNSTLVGYGSQLTRLDVDIEHAGEHAFAKFNNIYLLAPKEHFDLHSTIEHAQPNGTTEENARGIIGDKAKAVFNGRIHIHRHAQKTLAELNNRNLLLTRGAQIYTKPELEIYADDVQCAHGATVAEIDEEALYYMLTRGIDKQQALVMLNFGFVQELLFQMPNRALADWLQPILKQRFERMMEQQ; encoded by the coding sequence ATGAGTCAATGGCTAGCACAAGTGATTGAGCGTGCCGGCAATGTTGATGACTGGTTAGCATCTGCACGCTCGAAAGCGTTAGCAGAGCTAAAACAAAAAGAGTGGCCAGGACGTCGCACAGAAGCTTGGCGTTACACGTCACTGCACAAAGTTGCCGACTTAAACCTTGCAACGACAAGCAACGCGACAACCACTGAAGCGCCCCAAGTAGAAGGCTTAAACAGCATTGATTTGGTGTTTGTTGACGGTCGCCTGACGAGTGACATGACCAACTTGGTATTACCTGATGGCGTCACCATTGCCTCTTTGGACACGAAAAACGACGCGGCAGAAAATCTGTTCGGACAAGTTAAGCCACAGCATCACTTGTTCGGCTTGGTCAATGACGTACTTGCTCAGCAAGGCGTCGTCATTGATATTGCGCCAAACGCAAACGTGGAGCAGCCAATACGCATTGTTAACTTCGCCAGCGATGGTGTGGAGTCGCACCAGCGGTCATTGGTTCGTGTCGGTGAAGGTGCTAAAGCCGTTATTATTGAGCACGGCGTAGGTAATGGCCACAGTCTGAATACCGCGTTCGCAGAGTACGACATTGCAGACAAAGCCGCTCTGGAGCATTATCGCTTAGCCTTACACGAAGGCGAAGCCATTCACGTTGGTGGTAGCCATTTCCGCTTACACAATGAGTCGAAGCTTAACAGCACACTCGTAGGATACGGCTCTCAGCTGACGCGTCTGGACGTCGATATTGAGCACGCAGGCGAGCACGCCTTTGCGAAGTTCAACAACATTTATTTATTAGCTCCCAAAGAGCACTTTGATCTGCACAGCACAATTGAACATGCGCAGCCTAACGGTACCACCGAAGAAAATGCGCGCGGCATTATTGGCGACAAGGCAAAAGCGGTTTTTAACGGTCGTATTCACATACACCGCCATGCGCAGAAAACTCTGGCTGAGCTGAACAACCGTAACTTGTTACTAACTCGTGGCGCACAAATTTACACCAAGCCAGAGCTGGAAATTTATGCGGACGACGTTCAGTGTGCTCACGGTGCAACCGTTGCTGAAATTGACGAAGAAGCACTTTACTACATGCTGACGCGCGGTATCGATAAGCAACAGGCCTTGGTTATGCTGAACTTCGGTTTTGTACAGGAACTGCTTTTCCAAATGCCAAATCGCGCATTAGCCGATTGGTTGCAACCAATATTGAAGCAACGCTTTGAGCGTATGATGGAGCAGCAATGA
- a CDS encoding aminotransferase class V-fold PLP-dependent enzyme, giving the protein MSLNVADIRQQFPILSREVNGRPLVYLDNAATTQKPQAVINALVDYYTQCNSNVHRGAHYLSDEATRRYEAARQTVATYINAARSEEVIWTSGTTEGINLVANGVSQRLKVGDEVLVTELEHHADLVTWQQACKRSGATLKVVPIHDNGELNVDAFHELLNNNTAFVAMPHVSNALGTVNPIKELTAAAKSKGALVLIDGAQGVAHGAINVQDIGCDFYAFSGHKVFGPTGIGVLWGRFDVLNEWPVWLVGGEMIATVSYQDATWGELPNRLEAGTPNIAGVIGLAAALDWIQQYDAAEIRAHEQALLARATELAKQTEGLRIIGDAPNKIGVLSFVLEGAHPADIGFLLDKQGIAIRTGDHCAQPLMKRLNVPGTARASFTIYNTLDEVDQLFAGINKARMMLA; this is encoded by the coding sequence ATGAGCCTAAATGTTGCAGACATTCGCCAGCAGTTTCCGATTCTGTCCCGGGAAGTGAATGGTCGTCCGCTGGTTTATTTGGATAACGCAGCGACGACACAAAAGCCGCAGGCAGTTATCAATGCCTTGGTGGACTATTACACGCAATGCAACTCTAACGTTCATCGCGGGGCGCATTACCTGTCAGATGAAGCAACGCGCCGTTACGAAGCTGCTCGTCAAACAGTTGCAACCTATATTAATGCAGCCCGAAGCGAAGAAGTGATTTGGACCAGCGGTACCACTGAAGGCATTAATTTGGTGGCGAATGGCGTTTCACAGCGTTTGAAAGTGGGCGATGAAGTCTTGGTGACTGAACTGGAGCACCACGCTGACTTGGTCACTTGGCAACAAGCTTGTAAACGCTCTGGTGCTACCTTAAAAGTGGTGCCCATTCATGACAATGGCGAACTTAATGTTGATGCCTTTCATGAGCTTTTAAACAACAACACAGCTTTTGTTGCCATGCCGCATGTATCCAATGCGCTGGGTACTGTGAACCCAATAAAGGAGCTTACTGCGGCAGCTAAAAGTAAAGGTGCTTTGGTATTAATTGACGGTGCCCAAGGTGTTGCGCACGGCGCCATCAACGTTCAGGACATTGGTTGCGACTTTTACGCATTTTCAGGCCACAAAGTGTTCGGGCCTACAGGTATTGGCGTGCTTTGGGGTCGCTTCGATGTGCTGAATGAGTGGCCGGTATGGTTAGTCGGCGGTGAGATGATAGCCACCGTCAGCTATCAGGATGCCACCTGGGGTGAGCTTCCTAACCGCTTAGAAGCGGGTACGCCTAACATAGCAGGCGTTATTGGCCTAGCTGCCGCACTTGACTGGATTCAGCAATACGACGCTGCAGAAATACGTGCGCACGAACAGGCGTTACTGGCACGAGCGACCGAGTTAGCGAAGCAAACTGAAGGCTTGAGAATTATTGGTGATGCCCCGAATAAAATTGGCGTACTCAGTTTTGTTCTGGAGGGTGCACACCCGGCTGATATCGGTTTCTTGTTAGATAAGCAAGGTATTGCGATTCGCACCGGCGACCACTGTGCACAACCATTGATGAAGCGCCTGAATGTGCCGGGTACCGCACGTGCGTCATTTACCATCTACAATACATTAGACGAGGTTGATCAGCTCTTTGCGGGCATCAACAAAGCTCGTATGATGCTAGCCTAA
- a CDS encoding HesB/IscA family protein, which produces MSVETFSPSSSLISMTDSAIKYFESRLKSESGNLIRLSTKQSGCTGYAYVLDSVDAIQDGDEVVEINDNIKVAIAPNALELVRNTEIDYVKEGINGIVKFNNPNVVNECGCGESFSVS; this is translated from the coding sequence ATGTCTGTAGAAACGTTTAGTCCATCGTCATCACTTATTTCCATGACGGACAGTGCCATTAAGTATTTTGAGTCACGGCTGAAAAGTGAATCGGGCAATTTGATTCGCTTATCGACCAAACAGAGCGGCTGCACAGGTTATGCGTACGTTCTTGACTCCGTTGACGCCATTCAAGACGGTGATGAAGTGGTAGAAATTAACGACAACATTAAGGTTGCTATTGCACCCAACGCGCTGGAACTGGTGCGTAATACAGAAATCGATTACGTTAAAGAAGGCATTAACGGCATTGTTAAGTTTAACAACCCTAATGTTGTTAACGAATGTGGTTGTGGCGAAAGCTTCAGCGTTAGCTAA
- the sufT gene encoding putative Fe-S cluster assembly protein SufT, with product MQQKMVNTLREVKARKVPSGEPKIIPKGEFVNITQDLGGNYTVTWQGNMLRIDGTDGDAIGRKPEKLDFPAPGDGQISEQQVWDALETIYDPEIPINLVSLGLIYKVDIDQDSSRVTIDMTLTAPGCGMGPVLVGDVEYRVSLVPNVDRVNVNLVFDPPWSRDMMSEEAQLEAGVFF from the coding sequence ATGCAACAGAAAATGGTGAATACCTTACGCGAAGTCAAAGCGCGTAAGGTGCCATCCGGCGAACCTAAAATCATTCCCAAAGGGGAGTTTGTGAATATTACCCAAGATTTGGGCGGTAATTACACCGTCACTTGGCAGGGTAATATGCTGCGCATTGACGGTACCGATGGCGATGCCATTGGTCGCAAGCCGGAAAAGCTCGACTTTCCTGCACCTGGGGACGGCCAAATATCCGAACAACAAGTTTGGGATGCACTGGAAACCATCTACGACCCTGAAATTCCCATTAACTTAGTGTCACTTGGACTTATTTATAAAGTCGATATAGACCAAGACAGTTCGCGGGTTACTATTGATATGACGCTCACCGCACCGGGCTGCGGTATGGGCCCTGTACTGGTCGGTGACGTTGAGTACCGTGTCTCACTCGTTCCGAATGTTGACAGGGTTAATGTAAACTTAGTGTTCGATCCACCTTGGTCTCGCGACATGATGAGCGAAGAAGCGCAGCTTGAAGCTGGTGTGTTTTTCTAA
- a CDS encoding SufE family protein has protein sequence MNLPTTDEILDDLEFLDDWEQRYQYIIDLGKALPGLPEAQHKEEYLVRGCQSNVWLISEEKDGKLLFHVDSDAVIVQGLLTLVMAAYHDKTPAQILAFDIDQYFNQLDLENHITPTRGNGLRAIVGKIQQLAKNTNA, from the coding sequence ATGAACTTACCAACAACTGACGAAATTCTTGATGACTTAGAGTTCCTGGACGACTGGGAACAGCGCTATCAGTACATTATCGATTTAGGCAAAGCGCTACCGGGTTTGCCGGAAGCGCAGCATAAAGAAGAGTATCTGGTACGCGGCTGTCAGAGTAATGTTTGGCTGATTAGTGAAGAGAAAGACGGCAAGCTGTTATTTCACGTCGACAGTGATGCCGTCATTGTGCAAGGGCTATTAACGTTGGTTATGGCGGCTTACCATGACAAAACGCCCGCACAAATCCTCGCGTTCGATATTGACCAATATTTTAATCAACTCGACCTGGAAAACCACATTACCCCAACTCGCGGGAATGGATTAAGAGCTATTGTTGGGAAAATCCAGCAGTTGGCCAAG